In one window of Cydia fagiglandana chromosome 10, ilCydFagi1.1, whole genome shotgun sequence DNA:
- the LOC134667854 gene encoding large ribosomal subunit protein eL20: MKAKGELKEYEVIGRKLPSESEPKTPLYKMRIFSPDPIVAKSRFWYFLRQLKKFKKTTGEIVSIKEIPEKTPVKIKNFGIWLRYESRSGVHNMYREYRDLSVGGAVTTCYRDMGARHRARAHSIQIIKVEVIKAAACRRPQVKQFHNSAIRFPLPKRVHHHKRLNKFAYKRPSTYFL, translated from the exons ATGAAGGCTAAAGGAGAG tTGAAGGAATATGAAGTCATTGGGCGAAAACTGCCCTCTGAGAGTGAGCCCAAGACGCCACTGTACAAAATGAGAATCTTCTCTCCAGACCCAATTGTGGCCAAGTCCCGCTTCTGGTACTTCCTGCGTCAGCTGAAGAAGTTCAAGAAGACCACTGGAGAAATTGTCTCCATCAAG GAAATCCCAGAGAAGACCCCAGTCAAGATAAAGAACTTCGGCATCTGGCTGCGCTACGAGTCCCGGTCGGGCGTGCACAACATGTACCGCGAGTACCGCGACCTCAGCGTCGGCGGCGCCGTCACCACGTGCTACCGCGACATGGGCGCTCGCCACAGGGCCCGCGCTCACTCCATCCAG ATCATTAAAGTGGAGGTGATCAAGGCCGCCGCTTGCCGCCGACCACAAGTGAAGCAGTTCCACAACAGCGCGATCCGCTTCCCGCTGCCCAAGCGCGTGCACCACCACAAGCGACTCAACAAGTTCGCGTACAAGAGGCCCAGCACCTACTTCCTGTAA